A stretch of the Panicum virgatum strain AP13 chromosome 9N, P.virgatum_v5, whole genome shotgun sequence genome encodes the following:
- the LOC120690569 gene encoding 26S proteasome non-ATPase regulatory subunit 4 homolog isoform X1 yields the protein MVLEATMICIDNSEWMRNGDYAPSRFQAQADAVNLICGAKTQSNPENTVGVMTMAGKGVRVLVTPTSDLGKILACMHGLEVGAEANLAAAIQVAQLALKHRQNKRQQQRIIAFIGSPVKYDKKVLETIGKKLKKNNVALDIVDFGESDDEKPEKLEALIAAVNSSDSSRIVHVPPGDNALSDVLLSTPIFTGEEGGSGFAASAAAAAATGASGFEFGVDPNVDPELALALRLSMEEERARQEAIAKKAAEDTSNTENKDHASSSNSDSVMAEAEPASNAAADDKKEQPKDDDLLQQALAMSMEGGASGSAAMADAAMAEAGAVDPDLALALQMSIQDANMSSDSDMNKVFEDRSFVTSILNSLPGVDPNDPSVKDLLASLHGQGEQEKKEEDKDKSDKPEDGKN from the exons ATGGTGCTCGAG gcgactatgatctgcatagacAACTCGGAGTGGATGCGGAACGGCGACTACGCGCCGTCGCGGTTCCAGGCGCAGGCTGATGCGGTCAACCTCATCTGCGGCGCCAAGACTCAG TCGAACCCGGAGAACACGGTAGGCGTCATGACGATGGCCGGCAAGGGCGTCCGCGTGCTTGTCACTCCCACCAGTGACCTCGGGAAGATCCTCGCCTGTATGCACG GGTTGGAAGTTGGTGCTGAGGCAAACTTGGCTGCGGCCATCCAGGTTGCTCAGTTGGCGCTAAAGCATCGCCAGAACaagaggcagcagcagaggatcATAGCTTTTATTGGAAG TCCTGTGAAATATGACAAGAAAGTTTTGGAGACAATTGGAAAGAAGCTGAAAAAGAACAATGTTGCTCTTGACATTGTTGACTTTGGTGAATCTGATGATGAAAAGCCTGAGAAACTGGAAGCGTTGATTGCTGCTGTCAATAGCAGTGATAGCAGTCGCATTGTTCATGTTCCTCCGGGTGACAATGCCCTCTCTGATGTCCTTTTAAG CACTCCTATATTTACGGGGGAAGAAGGTGGAAGCGGTTTTGctgcttcagcagcagcagctgcagccacCGGAGCATCTGGATTTGAATTTGGTGTGGACCCAAATGTAGATCCAGAATTGGCACTTGCCCTGCGGTTATCTATGGAAGAAGAGCGAGCAAGGCAAGAGGCTATTGCGAAAAAGGCTGCTGAGGATACTTCAAATACTGAAAACAAGGACCATGCCTCAAGCTCAAACAGCGATTCTGTTATGGCTGAAGCAGAacctgcctcaaatgctgctgCTGATGACAAAAAAGAACAGCCAAAG GATGATGATCTGCTACAACAGGCACTTGCTATGTCAATGGAAGGTGGTGCTTCAGGATCTGCAGCTATGGCTGATGCTGCTATGGCAGAAGCTGGTGCAGTTGACCCTGATTTGGCACTGG CTCTTCAAATGTCTATCCAGGATGCTAACATGTCCAGTGACTCTGATATGAATAAGGTGTTTGAAGACAGATCGTTTGTTACATCTATCCTTAACTCG CTTCCTGGTGTTGATCCCAATGATCCGTCTGTTAAAGATCTGCTGGCATCATTGCACGGTCAGGGAGAG caggagaagaaggaagaagataagGACAAATCAGACAAACCAGAAGATGGGAAGAACTAA
- the LOC120691618 gene encoding subtilisin-like protease SBT1.6, which translates to MAAPRCPFPILILLALLALSAPALLRADGAEEARKTYIFRVDHRAKPSVFPTHAHWYASAAFASSPAAAPLEPLHVYGTVFHGFAASVPASRAAELRRHPAVLAAFEDRVRPLHTTRSPQFMGLRARLGLWSLADYGSDVIVGVLDTGVWPEHRSLSDRNLPPVPARWRGGCDAGPGFPASSCNKKLVGARFFSQGHGAHYGASAVASNGSVEFMSPRDADGHGTHTATTAAGSVAYEASMEGYAPGVAKGVAPKARVAAYKVCWKGAGCMDSDILAGFDRAVADGVDVISVSIGGGSGVTAPFYLDPIAIGAYGAVSRGVFVATSAGNEGPTSMSVTNVAPWLATVGAGTIDRNFPAEIVLGDGRRLSGVSLYSGKPLTNASLPLYYPGRTGGLSASLCMENSIDPSLVKGKIVVCDRGSSPRVAKGMVVKEAGGAAMVLTNGEANGEGLVGDAHVLPACAVGEKEGDALKAYAANASNPTATISFGGTVVGVKPAPVVASFSARGPNGLVPEILKPDFIAPGVNILAAWTGATGPTGLEADTRRTEFNILSGTSMACPHASGAAALLRSAHPGWSPAAIRSALMTTAVATDNRGGPVGDEAEPGRAATPFDYGAGHITLGKALDPGLVYDAGEEDYVAFMCSIGYEPNEIEVVTHKPVSCPAAAAAAASGSDLNYPSISLVLRGGNQSRTVTRTATNVGAQASATYTARVQMAAGSGVSVSVKPERLVFSAGARKQSFAVTVAAAPSAPPAAAPVHGYLAWSDGGGGHEVRSPIVVTWLQPM; encoded by the coding sequence ATGGCGGCTCCTCGCTGCCCGTTCCccatcctcatcctcctcgCGCTGCTGGCGCtgtcggcgccggcgctgctgcgagccgacggcgcggaggaggcgaggAAGACGTACATCTTCCGCGTGGACCACCGCGCCAAGCCGTCCGTGTTCCCCACCCACGCGCACTGGTACGCCTCCGCGGCCTTCGCCTCGTCCCCTGCGGCCGCCCCGCTCGAGCCGCTCCACGTCTACGGCACTGTCTTCCACGGCTTCGCCGCGTCCGTGCCGGcgtcccgcgccgccgagctgcggcgccacccggccgtgctCGCGGCCTTCGAGGACCGGGTGCGCCCGCTGCACACCACCCGGTCGCCGCAGTTCATGGGCCTCCGCGCGCGCCTCGGGCTCTGGTCCCTCGCCGACTACGGCTCCGACGTCATCGTCGGGGTGCTCGACACGGGCGTCTGGCCCGAGCACCGCAGCCTGTCGGACCGGAACCTGCCGCCCGTCCCCGCGCGCTGGCGCGGCGGCTGCGACGCCGGGCCCGGGTTCCCGGCGTCGTCCTGCAACAAGAAGCTCGTCGGCGCGCGGTTCTTCTCGCAGGGCCACGGCGCGCACTACGGCGCATCGGCCGTGGCGTCCAACGGCTCCGTTGAGTTCATGTCGCCGCGCGACGCCGACGGGCACGGGACGCAcacggccaccaccgccgcgggcAGCGTCGCGTACGAGGCCAGCATGGAGGGGTACGCGCCCGGGGTCGCCAAGGGCGTCGCGCCCAAGGCCAGGGTGGCCGCGTACAAGGTGTGCTGGAAGGGGGCTGGCTGCATGGACTCCGACATCCTCGCCGGCTTCGACAGAGCCGTGGCCGACGGCGTCGACGTCATCTCCGTTTcgatcggcggcggcagcggcgtgaCGGCGCCATTCTACCTCGACCCCATCGCGATCGGCGCGTACGGCGCCGTCTCCCGGGGAGTCTTCGTGGCCACCTCCGCTGGAAACGAGGGGCCAACTTCCATGTCCGTGACCAACGTCGCCCCGTGGCTCGCCACCGTGGGCGCCGGCACCATCGACCGCAATTTCCCCGCTGAAATCGTGCTCGGCGACGGCAGACGCTTGTCAGGTGTGTCACTGTACTCCGGCAAGCCTCTGACCAATGCATCGTTGCCGTTGTACTACCCGGGGAGGACAGGCGGGCTGTCCGCGTCGCTGTGCATGGAGAACTCCATCGACCCGTCACTTGTGAAAGGCAAGATCGTCGTGTGCGACCGCGGTAGCAGCCCGCGCGTGGCCAAGGGAATGGTTGTCAAGGAAGCTGGTGGCGCGGCGATGGTTCTGACCAACGGAGAGGCCAACGGCGAAGGCCTGGTCGGAGACGCCCATGTCCTCCCTGCTTGCGCGGTGGGGGAGAAGGAGGGCGACGCGCTGAAAGCCTATGCTGCAAACGCCTCCAACCCGACTGCAACAATTAGCTTCGGGGGCACGGTGGTCGGCGTCAAGCCGGCGCCAGTGGTGGCCTCGTTCTCGGCGCGTGGACCCAACGGACTCGTCCCTGAAATCCTCAAGCCGGACTTCATCGCCCCGGGCGTCAACATCCTCGCGGCGTGGACGGGCGCCAcggggccgaccggcctggaAGCCGATACCCGCCGCACGGAGTTCAACATCCTGTCGGGGACGTCCATGGCGTGCCCGCACGcgagcggcgccgcggcgctccTCCGGTCCGCGCACCCcgggtggtcgccggcggcgatacGGTCCGCGCTGATGACGACGGCCGTCGCGACCGACAACCGCGGCGGGCCCGTGGGCGACGAGGCCGAGCCCGGGCGCGCCGCGACGCCGTTCGACTACGGCGCGGGGCACATCACGCTGGGCAAGGCCCTGGACCCCGGCCTGGTGTACGACGCTGGGGAGGAGGACTACGTCGCGTTCATGTGCAGCATCGGCTACGAGCCGAACGAGATCGAGGTGGTGACGCACAAGCCCGTGTcgtgccccgcggcggcggcggcggcggcctcgggctCCGACCTCAACTACCCGTCCATCTCCTTGGTGCTCCGCGGCGGCAACCAGTCCAGGACGGTGACCCGCACGGCCACCAACGTCGGCGCGCAGGCGTCCGCGACGTACACGGCGCGCGTGCAGAtggcggcgggcagcggcgtGTCCGTGTCCGTGAAGCCCGAGAGGCTCGTCTTCTCGGCGGGCGCCAGGAAGCAGAGCTTCGCGGTGACGGTGGCCGCGGCGCCGtccgccccgcccgccgcggcgcccgtgCACGGGTACCTCGCCTGGtcggacggcggtggcgggcacGAGGTGCGGAGCCCCATCGTGGTGACGTGGCTACAGCCCATGTGA
- the LOC120690840 gene encoding actin-depolymerizing factor 5 isoform X1, producing MAMAYKMATEGMNVKEECQRWFMEMKWKKVHRFVVYKIDERSRAVLVDKVGGPGEGYEELVAALPGDDCRYAVFDFDFVTVDNCQKSKIFFIAWSPAASRIRAKILYATSKQGLRRLLDGVHYEVQATDPSEMGFDVIRGRAQ from the exons ATGGCGATGGCTTACAAGATG GCGACGGAGGGGATGAACGTGAAGGAGGAGTGCCAGCGCTGGTTCATGGAGATGAAGTGGAAGAAGGTGCACCGCTTCGTGGTGTACAAGATCGACGAGCGGTCGCGCGCCGTGCTGGTGGACAAGGTGGGCGGCCCCGGCGAGGGGTACGAGGAGCTCGTCGCCGCGCTGCCCGGCGACGACTGCCGCTACGCCGTCTTCGACTTCGACTTCGTCACCGTCGACAACTGCCAGAAGAGCAAGATCTTCTTCATCGCCTG GTCGCCGGCCGCGTCGAGGATCCGAGCCAAGATCCTGTACGCGACGTCGAAGCAAGGCCTGCGGCGGCTGCTGGACGGGGTCCACTACGAGGTGCAGGCCACCGACCCCTCCGAGATGGGCTTCGACGTCATCAGAGGCCGCGCGCAATGA
- the LOC120688593 gene encoding acyl-CoA-binding domain-containing protein 5-like has product MELFCELLLTAAVTLLAAFLLATLFAANDPSRRADRAAAAIAEAVLEEERIIEVDEVRRGEGRAVAEGWVEVEKAPAVAVEEVQELECLPEEEEVPVKAARDVRLGGGAEEVEEGGDGVKRRDLAHTAAATAVVAEVSLADEAVHREVIGVAGLEEGSAQDVEVKQHDMGAEVAPIEVLGAGSERQRVEVAEASPKVVEVAEVLPLETEAVQVTQDHLVTEVTPVEEVLDARLAGKSAQPIQARPDELDSETAPEEIETEAVQLKQHHLVAEVTPAEDVLDAGLTGKSVQPIQATPDELVSETAPEEILDVVLEEEEQVVEVKERELPAEAATQPVLEVPLAGKEELKDHHPVEEAVNVNEEVQSKEEAKCEAHPVDQQEELVPKEEPVARKTDVVNVSHECSSGDKVALPVEAVTLPGLPEGHTESDMDFEEWEGIERSEVEKRFGAAAAFTASGAGAASLSKLDSDVQLQLQGLLKVAIDGPCYDSTQPLTLRPSSRAKWVAWQKLGNMHPEIAMEKYMNLLSETIPGWMGNETSDTKKHDLTMTATGVQRSNQGNEDSNSIDEGTTPNPEKGQSSDAPAE; this is encoded by the exons atggagctgttctgcgagctgctgctcaCGGCGGCGGTCACCCTCCTCGCCGCCTTCCTGCTCGCCACGCTCTTCGCCGCCAATGATCCGTCGCGCCGGGCcgatcgcgccgccgccgcgatcgccgaggcggtgctggaggaggagaggatcaTCGAGGTCGACGAGGTGAggcgtggcgaagggagggcggtggcggaggggtGGGTCGAGGTGGAgaaggcgccggcggtggccgtcGAGGAGGTGCAGGAGCTGGAGTGCTtgcccgaggaggaggaggttccCGTGAAGGCCGCTAGGGATGTGCGCCTTGGTGGTGGGgctgaggaggtggaggagggcggcgacggcgtgaaGCGGCGTGATTTGGCTCACACGGCTGCTGCGACGGCGGTGGTTGCTGAGGTGAGCCTCGCGGATGAAGCTGTGCATAGGGAGGTTATTGGTGTGGCGGGTTTGGAGGAAGGGAGCGCACAAGATGTTGAAGTCAAGCAGCATGATATGGGAGCTGAGGTTGCTCCCATTGAAGTTCTCGGAGCAGGATCGGAGAGGCAGCGTGTGGAAGTTGctgaggcgagcccgaaagttGTTGAAGTAGCGGAAGTCCTTCCCTTGGAAACAGAGGCTGTTCAGGTGACACAAGACCATCTGGTTACCGAAGTTACTCCTGTCGAAGAAGTTCTTGACGCGAGACTGGCAGGGAAGAGTGCGCAACCTATCCAAGCGAGGCCGGATGAATTGGATTCTGAGACTGCCCCCGAAGAGATTGAAACAGAGGCTGTTCAACTGAAACAGCACCATCTGGTTGCCGAAGTTACTCCTGCCGAAGATGTTCTTGACGCGGGACTGACAGGGAAGAGTGTGCAACCTATCCAAGCGACGCCGGATGAATTGGTCTCTGAGACTGCTCCAGAAGAGATTCttgacgtggtattagaggaggAAGAGCAAGTAGTTGAAGTGAAGGAGCGTGAATTGCCTGCCGAGGCTGCCACACAACCAGTTCTCGAGGTGCCACTGGCAGGGAAGGAAGAGCTTAAAGATCATCATCCCGTTGAAGAAGCTGTCAACGTAAATGAGGAAGTGCAGAGCAAGGAGGAAGCTAAATGCGAGGCCCACCCAGTTGATCAACAAGAAGAACTGGTTCCCAAAGAGGAGCCGGTGGCAAGGAAAACTGATGTTGTGAATGTTAGCCATGAATGCAGTTCTGGTGATAAAGTGGCCTTGCCCGTGGAGGCAGTGACATTGCCAGGGCTGCCGGAGGGACACACTGAATCAGACATGGACTTTGAGGAGTGGGAAGGGATTGAGAGGAGTGAAGTGGAGAAGAGGTTTGGTGCAGCTGCAGCATTTACTGCTAGTGGGGCTGGGGCGGCTTCCCTATCAAAGCTCGATAGTGATGTGCAGCTGCAGCTCCAAGGACTCCTCAAGGTTGCCATTGACGGTCCCTGTTATGACTCTACACAGCCACTTACACTGAGGCCTTCGTCTCGCGCAAAATG GGTTGCTTGGCAAAAGTTAGGGAATATGCATCCTGAGATTGCTATGGAAAAATACATGAATCTTTTATCGGAGACAATTCCAGGGTGGATGGGAAATGAAACCTCG GACACAAAGAAACATGATTTAACCATGACTGCTACTGGTGTTCAACGGAGCAATCAAGG GAATGAAGATAGTAATAGCATAGATGAAGGAACTACCCCTAACCCAGAGAAAG GCCAGAGCTCTGATGCCCCTGCTGAATGA
- the LOC120690569 gene encoding 26S proteasome non-ATPase regulatory subunit 4 homolog isoform X3: MVLEATMICIDNSEWMRNGDYAPSRFQAQADAVNLICGAKTQSNPENTVGVMTMAGKGVRVLVTPTSDLGKILACMHGLEVGAEANLAAAIQVAQLALKHRQNKRQQQRIIAFIGSPVKYDKKVLETIGKKLKKNNVALDIVDFGESDDEKPEKLEALIAAVNSSDSSRIVHVPPGDNALSDVLLSTPIFTGEEGGSGFAASAAAAAATGASGFEFGVDPNVDPELALALRLSMEEERARQEAIAKKAAEDTSNTENKDHASSSNSDSVMAEAEPASNAAADDKKEQPKEDDDLLQQALAMSMEGGASGSAAMADAAMAEAGAVDPDLALALQMSIQDANMSSDSDMNKVFEDRSFVTSILNSLPGVDPNDPSVKDLLASLHGQGEVCSYMFYFH; the protein is encoded by the exons ATGGTGCTCGAG gcgactatgatctgcatagacAACTCGGAGTGGATGCGGAACGGCGACTACGCGCCGTCGCGGTTCCAGGCGCAGGCTGATGCGGTCAACCTCATCTGCGGCGCCAAGACTCAG TCGAACCCGGAGAACACGGTAGGCGTCATGACGATGGCCGGCAAGGGCGTCCGCGTGCTTGTCACTCCCACCAGTGACCTCGGGAAGATCCTCGCCTGTATGCACG GGTTGGAAGTTGGTGCTGAGGCAAACTTGGCTGCGGCCATCCAGGTTGCTCAGTTGGCGCTAAAGCATCGCCAGAACaagaggcagcagcagaggatcATAGCTTTTATTGGAAG TCCTGTGAAATATGACAAGAAAGTTTTGGAGACAATTGGAAAGAAGCTGAAAAAGAACAATGTTGCTCTTGACATTGTTGACTTTGGTGAATCTGATGATGAAAAGCCTGAGAAACTGGAAGCGTTGATTGCTGCTGTCAATAGCAGTGATAGCAGTCGCATTGTTCATGTTCCTCCGGGTGACAATGCCCTCTCTGATGTCCTTTTAAG CACTCCTATATTTACGGGGGAAGAAGGTGGAAGCGGTTTTGctgcttcagcagcagcagctgcagccacCGGAGCATCTGGATTTGAATTTGGTGTGGACCCAAATGTAGATCCAGAATTGGCACTTGCCCTGCGGTTATCTATGGAAGAAGAGCGAGCAAGGCAAGAGGCTATTGCGAAAAAGGCTGCTGAGGATACTTCAAATACTGAAAACAAGGACCATGCCTCAAGCTCAAACAGCGATTCTGTTATGGCTGAAGCAGAacctgcctcaaatgctgctgCTGATGACAAAAAAGAACAGCCAAAGG AGGATGATGATCTGCTACAACAGGCACTTGCTATGTCAATGGAAGGTGGTGCTTCAGGATCTGCAGCTATGGCTGATGCTGCTATGGCAGAAGCTGGTGCAGTTGACCCTGATTTGGCACTGG CTCTTCAAATGTCTATCCAGGATGCTAACATGTCCAGTGACTCTGATATGAATAAGGTGTTTGAAGACAGATCGTTTGTTACATCTATCCTTAACTCG CTTCCTGGTGTTGATCCCAATGATCCGTCTGTTAAAGATCTGCTGGCATCATTGCACGGTCAGGGAGAGGTATGTTCTTATATGTTTTACTTTCACTAG
- the LOC120690569 gene encoding 26S proteasome non-ATPase regulatory subunit 4 homolog isoform X2 → MVLEATMICIDNSEWMRNGDYAPSRFQAQADAVNLICGAKTQSNPENTVGVMTMAGKGVRVLVTPTSDLGKILACMHGLEVGAEANLAAAIQVAQLALKHRQNKRQQQRIIAFIGSPVKYDKKVLETIGKKLKKNNVALDIVDFGESDDEKPEKLEALIAAVNSSDSSRIVHVPPGDNALSDVLLSTPIFTGEEGGSGFAASAAAAAATGASGFEFGVDPNVDPELALALRLSMEEERARQEAIAKKAAEDTSNTENKDHASSSNSDSVMAEAEPASNAAADDKKEQPKDDDLLQQALAMSMEGGASGSAAMADAAMAEAGAVDPDLALALQMSIQDANMSSDSDMNKVFEDRSFVTSILNSLPGVDPNDPSVKDLLASLHGQGEEKKEEDKDKSDKPEDGKN, encoded by the exons ATGGTGCTCGAG gcgactatgatctgcatagacAACTCGGAGTGGATGCGGAACGGCGACTACGCGCCGTCGCGGTTCCAGGCGCAGGCTGATGCGGTCAACCTCATCTGCGGCGCCAAGACTCAG TCGAACCCGGAGAACACGGTAGGCGTCATGACGATGGCCGGCAAGGGCGTCCGCGTGCTTGTCACTCCCACCAGTGACCTCGGGAAGATCCTCGCCTGTATGCACG GGTTGGAAGTTGGTGCTGAGGCAAACTTGGCTGCGGCCATCCAGGTTGCTCAGTTGGCGCTAAAGCATCGCCAGAACaagaggcagcagcagaggatcATAGCTTTTATTGGAAG TCCTGTGAAATATGACAAGAAAGTTTTGGAGACAATTGGAAAGAAGCTGAAAAAGAACAATGTTGCTCTTGACATTGTTGACTTTGGTGAATCTGATGATGAAAAGCCTGAGAAACTGGAAGCGTTGATTGCTGCTGTCAATAGCAGTGATAGCAGTCGCATTGTTCATGTTCCTCCGGGTGACAATGCCCTCTCTGATGTCCTTTTAAG CACTCCTATATTTACGGGGGAAGAAGGTGGAAGCGGTTTTGctgcttcagcagcagcagctgcagccacCGGAGCATCTGGATTTGAATTTGGTGTGGACCCAAATGTAGATCCAGAATTGGCACTTGCCCTGCGGTTATCTATGGAAGAAGAGCGAGCAAGGCAAGAGGCTATTGCGAAAAAGGCTGCTGAGGATACTTCAAATACTGAAAACAAGGACCATGCCTCAAGCTCAAACAGCGATTCTGTTATGGCTGAAGCAGAacctgcctcaaatgctgctgCTGATGACAAAAAAGAACAGCCAAAG GATGATGATCTGCTACAACAGGCACTTGCTATGTCAATGGAAGGTGGTGCTTCAGGATCTGCAGCTATGGCTGATGCTGCTATGGCAGAAGCTGGTGCAGTTGACCCTGATTTGGCACTGG CTCTTCAAATGTCTATCCAGGATGCTAACATGTCCAGTGACTCTGATATGAATAAGGTGTTTGAAGACAGATCGTTTGTTACATCTATCCTTAACTCG CTTCCTGGTGTTGATCCCAATGATCCGTCTGTTAAAGATCTGCTGGCATCATTGCACGGTCAGGGAGAG gagaagaaggaagaagataagGACAAATCAGACAAACCAGAAGATGGGAAGAACTAA
- the LOC120690840 gene encoding actin-depolymerizing factor 5 isoform X2, whose protein sequence is MAMAYKMATEGMNVKEECQRWFMEMKWKKVHRFVVYKIDERSRAVLVDKVGGPGEGYEELVAALPGDDCRYAVFDFDFVTVDNCQKSKIFFIAWEGRQELQPRTSPLACLKEKEELSS, encoded by the exons ATGGCGATGGCTTACAAGATG GCGACGGAGGGGATGAACGTGAAGGAGGAGTGCCAGCGCTGGTTCATGGAGATGAAGTGGAAGAAGGTGCACCGCTTCGTGGTGTACAAGATCGACGAGCGGTCGCGCGCCGTGCTGGTGGACAAGGTGGGCGGCCCCGGCGAGGGGTACGAGGAGCTCGTCGCCGCGCTGCCCGGCGACGACTGCCGCTACGCCGTCTTCGACTTCGACTTCGTCACCGTCGACAACTGCCAGAAGAGCAAGATCTTCTTCATCGCCTG GGAAGGAAGGCAAGAGTTGCAGCCTAGAACAAGTCCTCTCGCTTGTCTGAAGGAAAAAGAAGAGCTGTCATCTTGA